TTGGAGAGAAAACGGTTTGCTGTCAGCTGGTGCAGCTCGTAGGGACAGGAGAAGATGATGTCAAGAAAATTTCCCTGACAAAGCTGGCGAAACCTTGGCAAATTCATCCACATCGGGGCGATCTTCGGATCAGGCACGGCCTGAAACTCCAACGGCACATCCCCGCGCAGATTTTCGTGGTCACGCTCCCGGCGTTCCCGATTTCTGTCCAGCTTGTTCCACTCGTCCACAACACTCAGAAAATCCGATTCCGTCCGGGCTGCTTCCTCCAGCCGCCGCAGAGCCTCTGCGCGAATTTCCCGTTTGAGCCGTTTTTCGCTGGTGGGCGCGGCTTCTTCCTCCTCGTCCTCCTGCTCGGCGTTGTAGTCTCTGGGGTGCTCGTCTTGCTCCAGCTCGCTCTCCATCTCCAGTGTGCGTTCTTCTGCAAGTGCTTCCTCCAGCGTCTCGTCCTCCGGCGCACCGTCAGACGAATCCTCCCAATCGGCGAAGCTATCCTCATCCATTTCAAGGTCGGCTTCCTCTATTTGCTCCTCGGTATCTTCTTCCTCATCGGAAAAATCATCATCCCACAGCAGTTCATCCTCCCATGATTCCACGACAGCTTCACCTCCTCGAAAAAATATTTTTCTTTTTCTCAAAAAACAGTTCCGATTTACACCCCGTATTTCTCCTATTAGTAGAGGAAGTAATCTTAACGCAAGTTACACAGGTTACTCTCCGAGCCATCAACGAAGAAAAGGAGGATATGGGGCATGGAAAACCAACAGAAAGACACGGTTGGCTTACAGTCAACGGAACCGGATTTATTATATCAAAAACCAGCAAATTACGCAAGGAGGAAGCCTATGGAGCAAACGCAACAGGAACAGTTCATCATTCGGCGCATCGGCGGCACCACCTATAAGGTAAGGGTCGCATTCAGCGAAACAGCAGCGGAGACTATGGAGGAAAAGATTCTGCGGATGATCCGCAATGAGGGGGTTACAAATGACGGTACTTGTGGTATAATGGAAGCACCACAAATGAGCCGTCAGTCTGAAAGGAGCGCCGAATGCGCATGAAACAGACTGAGGAAAAGATCACCGCTCTGTATGAGCGGCTGAGCCGTGACGATGACAATGCTGGTGATAGCAACTCCATCGTGAATCAGAAAAAAATACCTCGAAAGCTATGCCCAGCAGAGAGGCTACGCCAACTGCCGCCACTATACCGATGACGGATGGAGCGGCGGTAATTTTGACCGTCCCGCATGGAAACGGCTGGTGGCGGACATCGAGGCCGGAAAGGTTGCCCATGTCATTGTCAAGGATATGAGCCGGGCCGGTCGTGATTACCTGCAAACCGGCTTTTACACGGAGGTATTCTTCCGGCAGCACGGCGTCCACTTTGTGGCGATTGCCAACGGCGTGGACAGCGACGATCAGAACAGCAACGAATTTGCGCCCTTCCTCAACATCATGAACGAATGGTATCTTCGTGACCTGAGCCGCAAGCAGAAAACCGCCATTCGGGTCAAAGGGGAATCCGGCAAGCCCACCACCAACTGCGCCATCTATGGCTACAAGAAAGACCCGGAGAACAAGTATCACTGGCTGATCGACGAGGAAGCTGCCGCCGTGG
The genomic region above belongs to Vescimonas coprocola and contains:
- a CDS encoding transposon-encoded TnpW family protein, which encodes MENQQKDTVGLQSTEPDLLYQKPANYARRKPMEQTQQEQFIIRRIGGTTYKVRVAFSETAAETMEEKILRMIRNEGVTNDGTCGIMEAPQMSRQSERSAECA
- a CDS encoding sigma-70 family RNA polymerase sigma factor gives rise to the protein MESWEDELLWDDDFSDEEEDTEEQIEEADLEMDEDSFADWEDSSDGAPEDETLEEALAEERTLEMESELEQDEHPRDYNAEQEDEEEEAAPTSEKRLKREIRAEALRRLEEAARTESDFLSVVDEWNKLDRNRERRERDHENLRGDVPLEFQAVPDPKIAPMWMNLPRFRQLCQGNFLDIIFSCPYELHQLTANRFLSKLFFTLSDEQKEVLYYLFVKQYSTTRLAAIRGQSDRNIRKLRMTIQKKLQRRMYEHLSEKLEKDYSITLREREFVEEYEALLQTMGKDAVIRPENKTPPRKKKAALDEAKDG